From the genome of Clostridium sp. BNL1100, one region includes:
- a CDS encoding glycoside hydrolase N-terminal domain-containing protein, with product MKINKKFIRRFGATILAGVLITSGNLPFSGYKSMAASQDAVETEEVFTQDNDLKLLYNTMAGSNFSGDPYDINESFYKALPLGNGRIGAMVYGNYPDERIDLNEATFWSSGPGNNNRAGAANSLKTAQDQLFAGQYKTGSTTIANSMIGGGEAKYQSIGDLKLLFGHSSVSNYSRQLDMNTGVVSSDYTYNGKQYHRESFVSYPDQIMVTKITCSSPGSISLTAGYESSLTGQYTVSTSGNDTLVMNGHGDSDNGISYAVWFSTRSKIINSNGSVSANNNQISVSNADSVVILTSIRTNFVNYKTCNGDEKGKATTDITNASAKSYDTLYNNHVADYQNLFKRVDVDLGGSGSENNKPMGQRISEFGTTNDPKLAKVLFQYGRYLMISASRDSQSMNLQGIWNKFRNPAWGCKMTTNINYEMNYWPAFTTNLAECFEPFVKKAKELQAPGNETARAHYNISNGWVLHHNTDLWNRTAPIDGEWGLWPTGAGWVSNMLYDAYNFNQDTAYLNEIYPVIKGAADFLQTLMQSKSINGQNYQVICPSTSPELTPPGTSGGQGAYNSYGVTMDNGISRELFKDVIQAAGILNVDPAFRSTLQSKVSQIKPNTIGSWGQLQEWAYDWDSQSERNRHISFAYDLFPGLEINKRNTPSIANAVIKSLNTRGDAGTGWSEAWKLNCWARLEDGAHAYNLVKLLISPVNKDGRLYDNLWDAHPPFQIDGNFGFTSGIAEMLLQSHNNEIQLLPALPSQWSTGHADGLCARGNFTITKMNWANGVLTGATIKSNSGNVCNVRYGNKTISFPTKKGYTYQLDGSLQLVEPGTVLTNVALNKTAIASGSNSGEEGGKAVDGSTTSKWCHDNGMSGEWLQVDLGAKYDISRWVVKHAGVAEAIRFNTRDFTLQKSDDGTTWTDVDAVYGNQQNITDRNVPTFNTRYVRLYINTATQDNSGGARITELELWGKPSIDIPKSAFSQIEAEEFSSQYGVQAETCSEGGQDVAFVENEDFTVYSNIDFGQGAQSFQARVSSATSGGNIEIRLDSIDGPLVGTCPVTGTGDWQTWADVTCNVNGASGKHDLYLKFTGGSGYLFNLNWFKFSNAPIVTGKPGDINNDGQIDSIDLLLLKKYLLGLETIENTELADLDANGEVNAIDFSLLKKYLLGTI from the coding sequence ATGAAGATAAATAAGAAATTTATCAGGAGATTCGGTGCTACTATCTTGGCAGGGGTATTGATTACAAGTGGAAATTTACCGTTTAGCGGTTACAAATCAATGGCTGCTTCTCAAGACGCCGTTGAAACTGAGGAGGTTTTTACTCAGGATAATGACTTGAAATTATTGTACAACACCATGGCGGGGAGTAATTTTTCAGGCGACCCGTACGATATTAACGAATCATTTTACAAGGCATTACCCCTTGGAAACGGTCGTATTGGTGCAATGGTTTACGGGAACTATCCTGATGAAAGGATAGATTTGAACGAAGCTACCTTTTGGAGCAGCGGTCCCGGCAACAATAATAGAGCCGGAGCTGCAAACTCTTTGAAAACTGCTCAGGATCAATTGTTTGCCGGCCAATACAAAACGGGTAGCACCACCATTGCTAATAGTATGATTGGCGGCGGGGAAGCAAAGTACCAATCAATCGGAGACTTAAAACTCTTATTTGGACACAGTTCGGTATCAAATTACTCCAGACAGCTTGATATGAATACCGGAGTTGTTTCAAGTGATTATACATATAACGGAAAACAATATCACCGTGAATCTTTTGTAAGCTATCCTGACCAGATAATGGTAACAAAAATTACATGTAGTTCACCGGGTTCAATATCACTTACTGCCGGGTACGAATCTTCACTTACCGGTCAGTATACCGTTTCTACCTCGGGTAATGACACCTTAGTAATGAATGGACACGGGGATTCCGACAATGGTATTTCATATGCGGTTTGGTTTTCAACACGTTCAAAAATTATTAATTCAAATGGTTCAGTTTCAGCTAACAACAACCAAATATCTGTTTCAAATGCAGATTCGGTGGTTATCCTGACCTCTATCCGAACAAATTTTGTAAATTATAAAACCTGTAATGGAGATGAAAAGGGAAAAGCCACTACGGATATTACAAACGCTTCGGCAAAATCATATGATACCTTATACAACAACCATGTTGCAGACTATCAGAACTTATTCAAGAGGGTGGACGTTGATCTGGGGGGCAGCGGAAGCGAAAATAACAAACCTATGGGACAACGTATATCTGAATTTGGCACAACAAATGACCCGAAGTTGGCAAAAGTGCTTTTCCAATACGGAAGATATTTAATGATTAGTGCTTCCCGTGATTCTCAGTCCATGAACCTTCAGGGAATCTGGAATAAATTCCGCAACCCTGCATGGGGGTGTAAAATGACCACTAATATAAACTATGAAATGAATTACTGGCCTGCCTTCACTACAAATCTGGCCGAGTGCTTTGAGCCATTTGTAAAAAAGGCAAAAGAACTTCAGGCTCCCGGTAATGAAACTGCCCGTGCTCATTACAACATATCAAACGGATGGGTATTACACCATAACACCGACTTATGGAACAGAACAGCTCCTATTGACGGTGAATGGGGCTTATGGCCAACCGGTGCCGGTTGGGTTTCCAACATGCTGTATGATGCATACAACTTTAATCAGGACACAGCATATTTGAACGAAATCTATCCGGTAATAAAGGGAGCGGCGGATTTTTTACAAACCCTGATGCAGTCAAAAAGCATAAACGGACAAAATTATCAGGTTATCTGTCCTAGTACTTCACCTGAACTTACACCACCCGGTACCAGCGGAGGACAGGGGGCATACAACAGCTACGGTGTAACGATGGACAACGGAATCAGCCGGGAACTTTTCAAAGATGTAATTCAGGCTGCTGGGATACTCAATGTTGATCCTGCATTCCGTTCTACCCTCCAATCAAAGGTTTCACAGATTAAACCTAATACAATAGGCAGTTGGGGACAATTGCAGGAATGGGCTTATGACTGGGACAGCCAGTCAGAAAGAAACCGTCATATTTCCTTTGCTTATGACCTATTCCCGGGGTTGGAGATAAACAAACGGAATACACCTTCTATTGCCAATGCAGTAATTAAATCCTTGAATACACGAGGAGATGCCGGAACGGGTTGGTCAGAAGCTTGGAAATTAAATTGCTGGGCAAGACTGGAGGACGGAGCTCATGCATACAATCTTGTCAAACTGCTTATTTCACCTGTTAATAAAGACGGACGACTCTATGATAACTTATGGGATGCACATCCTCCGTTCCAGATAGACGGTAACTTCGGATTTACCTCAGGAATAGCAGAAATGCTTTTGCAAAGTCATAATAATGAAATTCAACTTTTACCGGCCTTGCCAAGCCAATGGTCAACCGGACATGCCGATGGTCTTTGTGCTCGTGGAAATTTCACTATTACAAAAATGAATTGGGCAAATGGTGTTTTAACCGGTGCTACTATTAAGTCAAACTCCGGCAATGTTTGTAATGTCCGTTACGGCAACAAAACCATAAGCTTTCCCACAAAGAAAGGATACACCTATCAGTTGGATGGTTCTTTACAGTTGGTAGAACCCGGTACAGTTCTGACAAATGTGGCCTTGAATAAGACTGCCATTGCTTCAGGGTCAAATTCCGGTGAAGAGGGCGGAAAAGCTGTCGATGGTTCAACTACTTCCAAATGGTGTCATGATAACGGCATGAGTGGAGAATGGCTGCAAGTCGATCTTGGCGCAAAGTATGATATCAGTCGCTGGGTTGTGAAACATGCCGGCGTTGCTGAAGCAATTAGATTCAATACCAGGGATTTCACCCTGCAAAAGAGTGATGACGGAACTACATGGACTGATGTAGATGCAGTTTACGGAAACCAGCAGAATATTACCGACAGAAATGTTCCGACCTTTAATACAAGATATGTGCGTCTGTATATCAATACAGCCACTCAGGATAACTCCGGGGGTGCCAGAATTACTGAACTAGAACTCTGGGGCAAACCCAGCATTGATATTCCGAAATCTGCGTTTTCACAGATAGAAGCCGAAGAGTTCAGCAGCCAATACGGAGTACAAGCTGAAACCTGTAGCGAAGGTGGGCAGGATGTCGCATTTGTTGAAAATGAAGATTTTACTGTTTATAGCAATATTGATTTCGGACAAGGTGCCCAAAGCTTTCAGGCTAGGGTATCAAGTGCTACCAGTGGAGGAAACATTGAAATCAGGCTTGACAGTATTGACGGCCCCTTGGTAGGAACTTGCCCCGTTACGGGAACAGGTGATTGGCAGACTTGGGCTGATGTAACCTGTAATGTCAACGGAGCAAGCGGTAAACATGATTTATACCTGAAATTTACCGGAGGCAGCGGATACTTGTTTAACCTTAACTGGTTCAAATTCTCTAATGCACCCATTGTAACAGGAAAACCGGGTGATATAAATAACGACGGACAAATAGATTCAATAGATTTACTGCTGTTAAAAAAATATCTATTGGGATTAGAGACAATAGAAAATACGGAATTGGCTGATCTGGATGCGAATGGTGAGGTAAATGCAATTGATTTCTCACTGCTGAAGAAATATCTGCTTGGGACAATATAG